The following DNA comes from Hordeum vulgare subsp. vulgare chromosome 3H, MorexV3_pseudomolecules_assembly, whole genome shotgun sequence.
ttcttcttcttcttcttcttcttcttcttcttcttctactactactactactactagtactagtactactactactactactactactactactactactactactactactactactactacttcttcttcttcttcttcttcttctactactactactactactactactactactactactactactactactactactactactactacttctacttcttcttcttctttctcttctttttcttcttcttcgtcttcttcttcttctttttcttcttcttcttcttctactactactactactactactacttcttcttctcttcttcttcttcttcttcttcttcttcttcttcgtcgtcgtcgtcgtcgtcgtcttcttcttcttcctctctttcttcttcttcttcttcttcttcttcttcttctacttcttcttattcttcttcttcttcttcttctcttctcttcttcttcttctattactactactactactactactactactactactactactactactactactactactactactacttcttcttcttcttcttattcttctttttcttcttcttcgtcttcttcttcctcttttttcttattcttcttcttattcttcttcttcttcttcttcttctactactactactactactactactactactactactactactactactactactactactactactactactactactactactactactactactactactactacttcttcttcttcttcttcttcttcttcttctactactactactactactactactactactactctactactactactactactactactactactactactactactactactactaatactactaatactactactactactactactactactactactactactactactcctgctactactcctgctgctgctgctgctgctgctactccctgctactgctgctgctgctcctgctactactactacttctgctgctgctgctactactactactactactactactactactacttcttcttcttcttcttcttctactactactactactactactactactaccactactactactacttcttcttcttcttcttcttcttcttcttcttctactactactactactactgctactactactactactactactactactactactactactactacttcttcttcttcttcctcttcttcttcttcttcttcttcttcttcttcttcttctactactactactactactactactactattactactactactactactactactactactactactacttgttcttcttcttcttcttcttcttcttcttcttcttcttcttcttcttcttcttcttcttcttcttctactactactactattactactactattactactactactactactactactactactactactactactactactactactattactactactactactactactactactactactactactactactactactactactacttcttcttcttcttcttcttcttctttttccttcttcttcttcttcttcttcttcttcttctactactactactactactactactactactactactactactactactactactactactactactactactactactactactactactactactactacttattcttcttcttcttcttcttcttctacttctccttcttcttcttcttcttcttcttcttcgtcttcttcttcttcctctctttcttcttcttcttcttcttctactactacttcttcttcttttacttcttcttctacttcttcttcttcttcttcttcttcttcttcttcttcttcttcttcttcttcttcttcttctctcttcttcttcttctacttcttcttcttcttcttcttcttcttctactactactaatactactactactactactactactactactactactactactactactactagtactactactactactactactactactactactactactactacttcttcttcttcttcttcttctactactactactactagtactactactactactactactactacttcttcttcgtcttcttcttctactactactactactactactactactactactagtactactactactactactactactactactactacttcttcttctttctgtttcttcttcttcgtcttcttcttcttcttcttcctcttcttctactactactactactaccactactactactactactactactactactactactactactactactacttcttcttcttcttcttcttcttcttattcttcttcttcttctttttcttcttcgtcttcttcttcttcctctatttcttcttcttcttcttcttcttcttcttctactactactactactactactactactactactactactactactactactactactactactactactactactactactactactactactactactactactactacttcttcttcttcttcttctttttcttcttctactactactagtactactactactacttcttcttcttcttcttcttcttcttcttcttctgtttcttcttcttcttcgtcttcttcttcttcttcttcttcctcttcttctactactactactactaccactactactactactactactactactactactactactactactacttcttcttcttcttcttttcttcttcttcttcttctccttcttcttcttcttcttcttcttcttcgtcttcttcttcttcctctatttcttcttcttcttctactactactactactactactactactactactactactactactactactactactactactactgctgctgttgctgctgctgctactcctactactgctgctgcttctcctgctactactactacttctgttgttgctgctgctgctggtgctaatactactactactactactagtactactactactactacttattcttctcttcttcttcttcttctactactactactactactacaactactactactactactactactacttcttcttcttcttcttcttcttcttcttcttctactactactactactactactactactactactactactactactactactacttcttcttcttcttcttcttcttcttcttcttcttcttctttttcttcttcttcgtcttcttcttcttcttcttcttcttctactactactactactactactactactactactactactactactactactactactactactactacttcttcttcttcttcttcttcttcttattcttcttcttcttcttctactactactactactacttgttctccttcttcttcttcttcttcttcttcgtcttcttcttcttcctctcgttcttcttcttcttcttcttcttcttcttcttctactactactactactactactacttcttcttcttcttcttcttcttcttctacttcttctacttcttctacttcttcttcttcttcttcttcttcttctactactacttcttcttcttcttcttcttcttcttcttcttctactactactactactactactactactactactactactactactactactactactactactactactacttcttcttctttttcctcttcttcgtcttctttttcttcttcttcttcttattctactactactactactactactactactactactactactactactactactactactactactactactactactactactactacttcttcttcttcttcttcttcttcttcttctcttcttattcttcttattcttcttcttcttcttcttcttcttctccgtcttcttcttcttcctctctttcttcttcttcttcttctcttcttcttcttcttcttcttcttcttcttcttcttcttcttctacttctacttcttcttctgttcttcttcttcttcttcgtcgtcttcttcttcttcttcttcttcttcttcttcttcttcttcttcttcttctactactactactactactactactactactactactactactactactactactactactactactactactactactactactactactactactactactacttcttcttcttcttcttcttcttcttcttcttatactactactactactactactacttctacttcttcttcttttcttcatcttcttcttcgtcttcttcttcttcttcttctactactactactactactactactactactactactactactactactactactactactactactacttcttcttcttcttcttcttctttttattcttcttcgtcttcttcttcttattcttcctcttcttcttcttcttcttctactactactactactactactactactgctgctgctgctgctgctcctgctgctgctgctgctactcctactactgctgctcctcctcctgctactactactacttctgctgctgctgctgctgctgctactactgctactactactactactactactacttcttcttcttcttcttcttcttcttcttcttcttcttcttcttctactactactactactactactacttcttcttcttctttttcttcttattctactactactactactactactactacaactactactactactactactactactactactactactactactactactactactactactactactacttcttcttcttcttcttcttcttcttcttcttcttcttcttcttcttcttcttcttcttcttcttcttcttcttcttcttcttcgtcttcttcttcttcttcttcttctactactactactattagtactactactactactactactactactactactactactactactactactactactactactactactactactactactactactactactacttcttcttcttcttcttcttcttcttcttcttctactactactactacttcttctccttcttcttcttcttcttcttcttcgtcttcttcttcttcctctcgttcttcttcttcttcttcttcttcttcttcttcttcttcttctactactactactactactacttcttcttcttcttattcttcttctacttcttctacttcttctacttcttattcttcttcttcttcttcttctactacttcttcttcttcttcttcttcttcttcttcttcttcttcttctactactactactactactactactactactactactactactactactactactactaactactactactactactacttcttcttcttctttttcctgttcttcgtcttcttcttcttctttttcttcttcttcttcttattctactactactactactactactactactactactactactactactactactactactactactactactactactacttcttcttcttcttcttcttcttcttcttcttcttcttcgtcttcttcttcttcctctctttcttcttcttcttcttcttcttcttcttcttctacttctacttcttcttcttttcttcatcttcttcttcgtcttcttcttcttcttcttcttcttcttcttcttcttcttcttctactactactactactactactactactactactactactactactactactactactactactactactactactactactactactacttcttcttcttcttcttctttttcttcttctactactactagtactactactactactactacttcttcttcttcttcttcttctgtttcttcttcttcgtcttcttcttcttcttcttcctcttcttctactactactactactaccactactactactactactactactactactactactactactactactactactactactacttcttcttcttcttttcttcttcttcttcttctccttcttcatcttcttcttcttcttcttcttcgtcttcttcttcttcctctatttcttcttcttctactactactactactactactactactactactactactactactactactactactactactactactactactactactactactactactactactactactactactactactactactgctgctgctgctgctgctactcctactactgctgctgctgctcctgctactactactacttctgttgttgctgctgctgctggtgctactactactactactactactagtactactactactactactacttattcttcttcttcttcttcttcttcttctactactactactactactactactactactactactactactactactactactactacttcttcttcttcttcttcttcttcttcttcttcttctactactactactactactactactactactacttcttcttcttcttcttcttcttcttcttcttcttatttttcttcttcttcgtcttcttcttcttcttcttcttcttcttcttctactactactactactactactactactactactactactactactactactactactactactactactactactactactactactactactactactactacaactacttcttcttcttcttcttcttcttcttcttcttcttcttctactactactactactactacttgttctccttcttcttcttcttcttcttcttcgtcttcttcttcttcctctcgttcttcttcttcttcttcttcttcttcttcttctactactactactactactacttcttcttcttcttcttcttcttcttcttctacttcttctacttcttcttcttcttcttcttcttctactactactacttcttcttcttcttcttctttcttcttcttcttcttcttcttctactactactactactactactactactactactactactactactactactactactactactactactactactactactacttcttcttcttctttttcctcttcttcgtcttcttctttttcttcttcttcttcttattctactactactactactactactactactactactactactacttcttcttcttcttcttcttcttcttcttcttcttcttcttcttcttcttcttcttcctctctgtcttcttcttcttcttcttcttcttcttcttctacttcttcttcttttcttcatcttcttcttcgtcttcttcttcttcttcttcttcttcttcttcttctactactactactactactactactactactactactactactactactactactactactactactactactactactactactactactactacttcttcttcttcttcttcttcttctttttcttcttctactactactagtactactactactactacttcttcttcttcttcttcttcttcttcttcttctactactactactactactactactactactactactactactactacttcttcttcttcttcttcttcttctgtttcttcttcttcgtcttcttcttcttcttcttcctcttcttctactactactactactaccactactactactactactactactactactactactactactactactactactactactactacttcttcttcttcttcttcttctccttcttcttcttcttcttcttcttctactactactactactactactactactactactacttcttcttcttcttcttcttcttcttcttcttcttcttcgtcttccttcttcttcttcttcttcttcttcttcttctactactactactactactactactactactactactactactactactactactactactactactacttcttcttcttcttcttcttcttcttcttcttcttcttcttcttctccttcttctacttcttctccttcttgttcttcgtcttcttcttctacctctgtttcttcttcttcttcttcttcttcttcttcttctactactactactactacttcttcttcttcttcttcttcttctacttcttctacttctacttcttcttcttcttcttattcttcttcttattcttcttcttcttcttcttcttctacttcttcttcttcttcttcttcttcttcttcttcttctactattactactactactactactactactactactactactactactactagtactagtactactactactagtactactactactactactactactactactactactacactactactacttcttcttcttcttcttcttcttctactactactactaccactacttcttcttcttcttcttcttcttcttcttgtttttataaatatgactagctcatcatgctgattcaactttgttgtgagagaaacatgtttgcaatgacaacttagagatcatagttgcttatgccatgcttacttagctaggagcttataatggtatatcttggttggcaacatgaatgttgagatgactatgatgtagcatgataggatggtatcctcctttgaatgtttcaagtggcttgacttggcgcatgttcacgcatgtagttgaaacaaaatcaacatagcctctatgatgttcatgttcatggtgatttatgtcctactcatgcttgcattcaatgttagttaatctcaatgcacttTGATGGtatttgtcgctctctagttggtcgcttcccgagTCTtacgctagccttcacttgtactaagcgggaatctgcttgtgcatccacctccataaacccaaagttgttccatatgagtccaccatgcctacctatgtgcggtatctacctgccgttccaagtaaatttgcatgtgccactctctaaaccttcagaaATAATCATTTTGCatgccgaaccgctcatgtggtgacggggctattggtatcttccatgctaggcgtgttatcctcgatatgtgtttattcactatcattcacgagaaagggcgtaattggaattccgagttccatgctcaattcgaaaagataattacaaacaaaactcccccaggattgatgttggtatggatggtacccgaggattcggctagctgtggagtgtgattgattggtggtgggggagtcaaaactttacttttctgtttgggaaccgcctatagcatgtgtagcatggaagatgttgagaactcttagccattgcgttgacaatgaaagcatgccacccaaaattattatctctgttttcaaagcttgagctctggcaactctgcaaatcaatgcttccctctgcgaagggcctgtctatttttgttcatgttgagtcatcctcctcttacaaaagcaccaattagagagaacctctgtcatttttatgctttgcttctaactgtgttgagtatgactatgactggatcttcattgccttgaattacaatgtttagtcagcccttggtctttgaaggtgctctgcatttatgttttgcggtctcagaaagagctagcaagataccatctattcgtaccgcttcatgttgttttgattgaagtgttgacatttgaggcttattattatttgctcgctagttgattatgccattgatatgagtttacgtgagacctagatgtcatttgcttatgtggtttgcttgtgatcttgctgaaactctggatatgagttagacatagttgctacaacaagatcaaacatagttcgtcatagtttttcttttgtctcttttagtttgtcaactgaagggcttgaggacaagcaaggctttaagcttggaggagttgatacgtctccgtcgtatctacttttccgaactcttttgcccttgttttggactctaatttgcatgatttgaatggaactaacccggactgacgctgttttcagcagaattgccatggtgttgtttttgtgcagaaataaaagttctcgcaatgtcctgaaaatttacggagaatttttctggaataaaataaaaatacatgcgcaaagatcaccAGGAGGCGTGccgatgggccacaagcccacggcgcggccaccccctaggcgcgccgtgagggcttgtggggaccacgtggcaccaccgcctccaaactcagctctatatcttccgtctcgctgggaaaaaatcgagagagaaggtttcatcgcgtttacgatacggaggcacgccacctcctgttcttcatcggaggcgagatctggagtctgtttcggagctcaggagagggaaatcgtcgccatcgtcatcatcaaccttcctccatcgacaattccatgatgctcttcatcgttcgtgagtaatctcatcgtaggcttctttggcgatgatgagttgatgagatctatcatgtaatcgagttagttttggagGGATtgatcctagtatccactatgttacgagattgatgttgctactactttaccatgcttaatcgtGTCACTAGGtccagtgccatgatttcagatctgaacctattatgttgtcgccaatatatgtgtgttttagatcctatcttgcaagttgtagtcatctactatgtgttatgacccggcaactccggaatgacaatagtcggaaccactcccggagatgaccatagtatgaggagttcatgtattcaccaagtgttaatgcgttggtccggttctttattaaaaggagaaccttaatatcccgtagtttccattaggaccccgctgccacgggagggatggacaatagatgtcatgcaagttcttttccctaagcacgtatgactacatacggaatacatgcctacattagattgacgaacgggagctagttacttatctctctgtgttatagctgttacatgatgaatcacatctggcataatcatccatcaccgatccactgcctacgagtattttactactggtccttgctacgttactttgctgctactgctgttactctgctgttactactgctgttccttgctactgttgtcactactgctgttacttgctactttgctgttacctgttgcaagacttttctggagccgtagccggggaagtattattctcaagaatagttccccgtccatgtgctgtttactggcgccattgatacaacaagttaggaatagtctgccctcaacggacctttttctggcaccgttgctatcat
Coding sequences within:
- the LOC123442906 gene encoding uncharacterized protein DDB_G0271670-like; translated protein: SSSSSSSSSSSSSSSPSPSSSSSSSSSSSSSSSSSSSSSSSSSSSFSSSSSSSTSSSSSSSSSSSSSSSSSSSSSLSSSCCSSSSSSSSSSSSSSSSSSSSSSSSSSSRSSSSSSSSSSSTTTTTTTTSSSSSSSSSTSSTSSTSSSSSSSSSTTTSSSSSSSSSSSSSSSSSSSSSSSSSSSSSSSSSSSSSSSSSSSSSTTTTISTTTTTTTTTTTTT